A genomic segment from Microbulbifer elongatus encodes:
- a CDS encoding nitrate reductase — protein MALTELFSAHRSCTTCPYCGVGCGVAATRESSPGGGEDVIRIEGDQQHPANRGKLCVKGSSLADTLGNRGRLLKPQLHGEECDWETAMEFAASRLRETIEEHGPDSVAFYLSGQLLTEDYYVANKLMKGFIGTANVDTNSRLCMSSAVAAYKRALGADAVPCNYEDLDEAELVVLIGSNAAWTHPILFQRMQAANAKLVVVDPRGSATSEMADMHLAITPGSDAALFNGLLHYLTEYGALDQAFIDSHTENFTDTLYAAAEWTPEKVAEYCSVPLDQLLEFYALFRTTEKTVSFYSQGVNQSSTGTDKNNTIINCHLATGRIGKPGCGPFSITGQPNAMGGREVGGLANMLAAHMDFTEDNIDRVGRFWNASKMAQGPGLKAVDLFNAVESGQIKAVWIMATNPAVSMPDARRVAAALKKCPTVIVSDCVGDTDTARTADLLLPATTWGEKTGTVTNSERRISRQKSFLPKPGEARHDWEIICDVAKRLGFAEAFDFESPADIFREHAALSGFENNRDQARRAFDISALASISDQEYDLFTPVQWPVNAKHPNGTARLFSDGDFYTPNGRARFVAVQPQCPKQETRDEFPLVLNSGRLRDQWHTMTRTGRARKLLDHSEAPELHVHPQEASKFGIEDAQLVRVESEKGQFFGRARVTPSQKPGQLFAPIHWSDSLAHNATVSALAIPFTDPFSGQPGLKQVAVNIEPLSAHSYACLLLRSKAAEELHSRLQAGDTQLFETILHWYRVPVEGGYRFELALKKQPDWQSVADKLFNLSGKSLNRKQLQLPSGERWLLHSEEMELLVFTSADWQGLPDRKTLENALQEPLPDAPAKLLHDVPAGAQMVCTCLQVSRKEIEAAIAEGAASVDELGELLGCGTNCGSCKPEISALLNTNLAVAVG, from the coding sequence ATGGCATTAACAGAACTGTTCAGCGCCCACAGATCCTGTACCACCTGCCCTTATTGCGGGGTGGGTTGTGGGGTGGCGGCGACGCGGGAGTCCAGTCCGGGCGGTGGTGAAGATGTGATCCGCATTGAGGGGGATCAGCAGCATCCGGCCAACAGAGGTAAGCTGTGCGTTAAGGGTTCGTCCCTGGCAGATACCCTCGGCAATCGCGGGCGTCTGTTAAAGCCACAGTTGCACGGCGAGGAATGCGACTGGGAGACGGCAATGGAATTTGCCGCGTCCCGACTGCGTGAGACCATTGAGGAGCACGGGCCGGATTCGGTGGCATTTTACCTGTCCGGTCAATTGCTGACGGAAGACTATTACGTTGCCAACAAGCTGATGAAGGGATTTATCGGCACGGCCAATGTGGATACCAATTCTCGCCTGTGTATGTCCTCCGCGGTGGCCGCTTACAAACGCGCCCTGGGTGCGGATGCGGTGCCGTGTAATTACGAGGATCTGGACGAGGCGGAGCTGGTGGTTTTGATCGGTTCCAATGCTGCCTGGACCCACCCGATTCTGTTTCAGCGGATGCAGGCGGCGAATGCCAAACTGGTGGTGGTAGACCCCCGCGGCAGTGCCACCAGTGAAATGGCGGATATGCATCTGGCAATTACGCCGGGTAGCGACGCAGCGCTGTTCAATGGCCTGCTGCACTACCTCACCGAGTATGGTGCCCTGGATCAGGCATTCATTGATAGCCACACGGAAAACTTTACCGACACCCTCTACGCCGCGGCGGAGTGGACGCCGGAAAAGGTGGCGGAGTATTGCAGTGTGCCGCTGGATCAACTGCTCGAGTTTTACGCACTGTTCCGCACCACTGAAAAAACCGTCAGTTTTTATTCCCAGGGCGTCAACCAGTCCAGCACCGGCACCGATAAGAACAACACCATTATCAACTGCCACCTGGCCACCGGACGCATCGGCAAACCCGGCTGCGGGCCCTTCTCCATCACCGGCCAGCCCAATGCCATGGGTGGACGCGAGGTGGGTGGTCTGGCGAATATGCTCGCCGCGCATATGGATTTTACCGAAGATAATATTGACCGCGTGGGTCGCTTCTGGAATGCCAGCAAGATGGCACAGGGGCCGGGCCTGAAGGCGGTGGATCTGTTTAACGCGGTGGAGAGCGGCCAGATCAAGGCGGTGTGGATCATGGCTACCAACCCGGCGGTGAGTATGCCGGACGCGCGCCGTGTGGCTGCGGCGCTGAAGAAATGCCCTACCGTGATTGTTTCCGACTGTGTGGGCGATACCGACACCGCGCGCACCGCCGACCTGCTACTGCCCGCGACCACCTGGGGAGAAAAGACCGGCACCGTCACCAATTCCGAGCGCCGCATCTCCCGGCAGAAAAGCTTCCTGCCCAAGCCCGGTGAGGCCCGCCACGACTGGGAAATCATCTGCGATGTCGCCAAACGCCTGGGCTTTGCCGAAGCGTTCGATTTTGAGTCCCCCGCGGACATCTTTCGCGAACACGCCGCGCTTTCCGGTTTTGAAAACAACCGCGATCAGGCCCGCCGCGCCTTCGATATTTCCGCGCTGGCGAGTATCAGCGATCAGGAATACGACCTCTTTACTCCGGTGCAGTGGCCGGTCAATGCCAAACATCCCAATGGCACCGCGCGCCTGTTCAGCGACGGCGATTTCTATACGCCCAATGGCCGCGCCCGCTTTGTGGCGGTCCAGCCCCAGTGCCCGAAACAGGAAACCCGCGACGAATTCCCGCTGGTACTGAACAGCGGCCGTTTACGGGATCAGTGGCACACCATGACCCGCACCGGCCGCGCGCGCAAACTGCTGGATCACAGCGAAGCGCCGGAACTGCACGTACACCCGCAGGAAGCATCAAAGTTCGGTATCGAAGATGCACAACTGGTGCGCGTGGAAAGCGAAAAAGGTCAGTTCTTCGGCCGCGCCCGGGTTACCCCCAGCCAGAAGCCCGGCCAGCTGTTTGCCCCCATCCACTGGAGCGACAGCCTCGCCCACAACGCCACCGTCAGCGCCCTGGCCATCCCCTTCACCGACCCCTTCTCCGGCCAGCCGGGACTGAAGCAGGTAGCGGTCAACATCGAACCCCTGTCAGCCCACAGCTACGCCTGCCTGCTACTGCGCAGCAAAGCCGCAGAAGAACTCCACAGCCGTTTGCAGGCAGGCGACACGCAACTGTTCGAAACCATTCTGCACTGGTACCGGGTGCCGGTGGAGGGCGGTTACCGGTTCGAACTGGCGTTAAAAAAACAGCCGGACTGGCAATCTGTGGCAGACAAGCTGTTCAACCTGAGCGGCAAATCACTCAATCGCAAGCAACTGCAACTGCCCAGCGGTGAACGCTGGCTGTTGCACAGTGAAGAAATGGAGTTGCTGGTCTTCACCAGCGCCGACTGGCAGGGGCTGCCGGATCGCAAAACCCTGGAAAACGCCCTGCAAGAGCCTTTACCAGATGCCCCCGCGAAACTCTTACACGACGTCCCCGCCGGCGCGCAGATGGTATGTACCTGCCTGCAGGTTTCCCGCAAGGAAATCGAAGCGGCGATTGCCGAGGGTGCGGCGTCCGTTGATGAACTGGGTGAACTGCTGGGATGTGGTACCAACTGTGGTTCCTGTAAGCCGGAAATTTCAGCGTTGCTGAATACCAATCTTGCAGTCGCCGTAGGATAA
- the moeA gene encoding molybdopterin molybdotransferase MoeA: MTDACAENGLRSVDVAKQMLIDSIHPVSATETIPLSQACGRVLAAPVQATLDLPPCDNSAMDGYALSGDRDSYTIIGKSLAGHPFEGTLKAGEAIRITTGAAVPTGADRVQMQENCTLDGDQLTMNRPAKPGENIRRRGEDVHTGQSLVPVGSKIKVPHIALLAGAGVAEVTVVCKLKAALLSIGDELKPIGTPASELGDGDIYDSNRIALQAALEQLDVDILDLGCWPDQPEKIREAFTKARDNADFVITSGGVSVGEADFTKTVLQELGEIGFWKLAIKPGKPFAFGRLPRAERETLFFGLPGNPVSAIVTLYQLVVPALEKLRGTAEQFRRPPLQVRARLLNDIRKRPGRTDYQRGFTYRDEDGIQVVETRGIQGSHILSGFAAANCFVVLPREGGDCETGDWVTVEPFSAPLI; this comes from the coding sequence ATGACTGATGCCTGTGCAGAAAATGGCCTGCGTTCCGTAGACGTGGCCAAGCAGATGCTGATCGACAGCATCCACCCCGTCTCTGCGACCGAAACCATCCCATTAAGTCAGGCCTGTGGTCGCGTACTGGCGGCGCCGGTACAGGCCACCCTCGACCTCCCCCCCTGCGACAATTCCGCCATGGACGGTTACGCCCTCAGCGGCGACCGTGACAGCTACACCATTATCGGCAAAAGCCTCGCCGGCCATCCGTTCGAGGGCACCCTCAAGGCTGGGGAGGCCATCCGAATCACCACCGGCGCCGCCGTTCCCACGGGCGCCGACCGCGTACAGATGCAGGAAAACTGCACTTTAGATGGCGACCAGCTCACCATGAACCGCCCCGCCAAACCCGGCGAAAATATTCGCCGCCGCGGCGAAGACGTCCACACCGGCCAGAGCCTCGTGCCCGTGGGCTCCAAAATCAAAGTACCCCACATTGCATTACTAGCCGGCGCAGGCGTTGCGGAAGTCACGGTAGTGTGCAAACTCAAAGCCGCCCTGCTCTCGATTGGCGACGAACTGAAACCCATCGGCACCCCGGCATCCGAGCTGGGCGATGGTGATATCTACGATAGCAATCGCATTGCACTGCAGGCCGCGCTGGAACAACTGGATGTGGATATTCTGGATCTTGGCTGCTGGCCAGACCAGCCGGAAAAAATCCGCGAGGCATTTACCAAAGCCCGCGACAATGCCGACTTTGTCATTACCAGCGGTGGCGTCTCGGTGGGTGAGGCCGATTTCACCAAAACCGTATTACAGGAACTGGGTGAAATCGGTTTCTGGAAACTCGCCATCAAACCTGGCAAACCCTTCGCCTTCGGCCGCCTGCCCAGAGCCGAGAGGGAAACGCTGTTCTTCGGCCTGCCGGGCAACCCGGTTTCCGCCATCGTCACCCTGTACCAGCTGGTGGTACCCGCTCTCGAAAAACTGCGTGGCACCGCTGAACAGTTCCGTCGGCCTCCTTTGCAGGTTCGCGCAAGGCTGCTGAACGATATCCGCAAGCGTCCTGGGCGCACGGATTATCAACGCGGCTTTACCTATCGCGATGAGGATGGGATTCAGGTGGTGGAGACCCGTGGTATTCAGGGGAGTCATATTCTTTCCGGCTTTGCGGCGGCGAACTGTTTTGTTGTATTGCCTCGGGAAGGTGGGGATTGTGAGACCGGGGACTGGGTTACTGTGGAGCCCTTTTCTGCTCCTTTGATCTAG
- the trmH gene encoding tRNA (guanosine(18)-2'-O)-methyltransferase TrmH yields MSRSRYEKFKQVLRQRQHDMTILTDQVHKGQNISAMLRTADAVGIPEIHMVQPSYGHRIYHNTAGGSGRFTGNSVYPDIQSGMTELKNRGMHLYAAHWSDRAIDFREADYTRPFALIMGAEKHGLSDYAAENADDHVTIPIIGMVESYNVSVAAAIILQEAMYQRTNAGMYDNKILDEEDPEIKDILFRWMHPKMVKYCETHGLPFPELDEDGDIIPPKDSKYRQPKS; encoded by the coding sequence ATGAGCCGCAGCCGCTACGAGAAATTCAAGCAGGTGCTCCGCCAGCGCCAACACGACATGACCATCCTCACCGACCAGGTACACAAAGGTCAGAACATCTCCGCCATGCTGCGCACCGCCGACGCCGTCGGCATTCCTGAAATCCATATGGTCCAGCCCAGCTACGGCCACCGGATCTACCACAACACCGCCGGTGGCAGTGGCCGCTTTACCGGCAACAGCGTCTACCCCGACATCCAGTCCGGCATGACTGAGCTCAAAAACCGCGGCATGCACCTTTACGCCGCCCACTGGTCCGACCGCGCCATCGACTTCCGCGAAGCCGATTACACCCGCCCCTTTGCCTTGATCATGGGAGCCGAAAAACACGGTCTGAGTGACTACGCAGCGGAAAATGCCGACGATCACGTGACCATCCCGATTATCGGCATGGTGGAAAGCTACAACGTCAGTGTGGCGGCGGCGATTATTTTGCAGGAGGCGATGTATCAGAGGACCAATGCGGGAATGTATGACAATAAAATACTGGACGAAGAGGATCCCGAAATAAAAGATATTCTGTTTCGCTGGATGCACCCGAAGATGGTGAAGTATTGCGAGACTCACGGGCTGCCATTTCCGGAACTGGATGAGGATGGCGATATTATTCCACCGAAGGACTCAAAGTACCGCCAACCGAAAAGCTGA
- the nirD gene encoding nitrite reductase small subunit NirD: MSEVAITRTEWLQVCKRSDLVANSGVCALVGDRQVALFFLPDQEPQLYAIDNWDPVANAGVIGRGLVAEIDGELTVASPLYKQHYRLSDGQCLEQEELKLETFPVAFEGDEVLIQVDP, translated from the coding sequence ATGAGCGAAGTTGCCATAACCCGCACCGAGTGGCTGCAAGTCTGCAAGCGATCAGATCTTGTAGCCAATTCCGGAGTGTGTGCTCTTGTGGGCGATCGTCAGGTTGCCCTGTTTTTTTTACCCGACCAGGAACCCCAGCTGTACGCCATCGATAACTGGGACCCTGTCGCCAATGCGGGCGTGATCGGCCGCGGCCTTGTGGCGGAGATTGACGGTGAGCTGACCGTTGCCTCGCCGCTGTACAAGCAGCACTACCGCCTAAGCGACGGCCAGTGCCTGGAACAGGAAGAGCTGAAACTGGAGACCTTTCCCGTTGCCTTTGAGGGTGATGAAGTTCTGATTCAGGTCGATCCGTAA
- a CDS encoding antibiotic biosynthesis monooxygenase family protein, producing the protein MILEVAILDVKPGQNERFESAFKKAQSIISSMPGYLNHQLQKCLEKEGRYILLVNWEKLEDHTEGFRKSPEYQNWKALLHHFYDPFPEVEHYSLVEL; encoded by the coding sequence GTGATTCTTGAAGTAGCGATTCTGGACGTAAAGCCGGGCCAGAATGAAAGATTTGAAAGTGCCTTTAAAAAGGCACAAAGCATCATTTCCTCGATGCCAGGCTACCTAAATCACCAACTACAAAAGTGTCTTGAAAAAGAAGGTCGCTACATCCTGTTGGTAAACTGGGAGAAGCTAGAAGACCACACAGAAGGCTTCCGAAAATCCCCCGAATACCAGAACTGGAAAGCCCTCCTCCACCACTTCTACGATCCATTCCCCGAAGTAGAACACTACTCACTCGTCGAACTGTAA